A single window of Plasmodium reichenowi strain SY57 chromosome 12, whole genome shotgun sequence DNA harbors:
- a CDS encoding putative membrane protein (conserved Plasmodium membrane protein, unknown function) gives MRIIQNVRYITNIKNNIHNVENGPIKYNKKGENIFHIWKYEASMCKTYLSFDNRFNISEQRKMLYNNRISKYMNLKRNNTYKDIKYLFLYIEFDKKAVKHFFEDSLPQKSIALQILTKLNYLLILNRLLNNIIPNDRTINRCINYIFNNDCNANNYNENFDDNFIYSCIIEHHASTNKEKIRANVGVHINEHININTNMCTNTKRYNFNDVNNIKQNTYPIFNYEEKNNILINNYRNNGIYKNVVNNTYDISNIHNPSNSYNINNESSSFFEKNILYHMINKYDIVIYSNINNKNIKHIYIKDLYRHIYDQINYVYMFDNKLYDKNVILKLYTFYEYFNDELEEKKKEFLFFLDRISERLLNNMNLIDLVFIFHIHIKRKYYNFLFLYILINKLYFYINNIVNIPCNKKKLKDINREKLQQDYKIINKLKYDNISIDRHKNNIRYNVKWLTLFYHYLIEYFVYLNNSSHILINHKDKILFIKHLLYNNFAQMFLKYLGDNYVYFTPINILSIYSSFRNLNIINDETLKCVLFKYINYSNILLLRYKGDNYDYKDKDEGIDMDINIDKHIDEHIDKHIDKNVHEHIYNKYHKNEGKNISIYNNNDVQIFYSSFLNIFSKFFVYFKFTNEEYKYILKSLLILFDNYLILILQLYIKNESNLLSDLCIHDKKGNENLIKYAKEDNIDKLFYINEEAKKNPHHNNNNKNNYTFCDDLKYIKFINLLKIIMNSNYTNFICSYNYDIKNINNDMNIFCFNYDNIYNVENIEHNIKYIVNSLNSLYKITEHFINSYKIDELSKLFNKTYLYNFITKFIYNKYINYNNIPYYKKLYSFIHLSLHNYDEIYHNFYFSINRLFISNYILNLYLTNLVSVYLNKLIRNIKEEETYHLEKKEKQILQKEQHMNFIYLVDTKKNEKTQNEKTQNEKTQNEKIQNEKTQNEKTQNEKTQNEKTQNEKTQNISFLKKEKENHIYDTFFFSQLVTNSLGAIQHMKILRYDIFVQISSILKTNIFPLSLVHIGNIIHSYASFKIQDLELIKYLLYKLIKTNNLINIINDQSLGNISISLLKLNYYNEQFTRIILNNYNKIISLQALINITFYLSYYNNELLEYFLKNHLNYFIEKICKSNMLHNINIKAKTQLKLISYQILYIHEYTSKGNIQLKEFSCLFNYLDHENILHTTSYNSYIYTLKKVCNNLLIFYYKKEKKTQNNHLLRNNYILLPYQKYIKIIQSNLLYYRYLKYHEKENKNKTNTFSSTYNMNINKNIKYDNINQDQNNGINLFDIFNYKIMNSKINMDINAYKPKNVKREEIDMSYKEDDDKKNDIKKYNINNNNNNNNNQYVKQVNIINHSSYLHLLFISAFPFEEKQIYTHSELYNQVYDTIVSLNLKRKIIKELLHYPYYVDIVIL, from the coding sequence ATGAGAATAATACAAAATGTTAGATATATTAcgaatataaaaaataatattcacAATGTAGAAAATGGTCCCatcaaatataataagaaaggagaaaatatttttcatatatgGAAATATGAAGCCTCTATGTgtaaaacatatttatcatttgaTAATCGATTTAATATAAGTGAGCAGAgaaaaatgttatataataataggataagtaaatatatgaatttaaaaagaaataatacatataaagatataaaatatttatttttatatatagaatttGATAAGAAAGCTGttaaacatttttttgaaGATTCTCTTCCTCAAAAAAGTATAGCTCTTCAAATCTTAACgaaattaaattatttacttatattaaataggttactaaataatataataccAAATGATAGGACAATAAATCGGtgtattaattatatatttaataatgattGTAATGctaataattataatgaaaattttgatgataattttatatattcatgtATTATAGAACACCATGCATCAACaaacaaagaaaaaataagagCAAATGTAGGtgtacatataaatgaacatattaatataaatacaaatatgtGTACGAATACAAAAAGATACAATTTTAATGATGTtaacaatataaaacaaaatacATATCcaatatttaattatgaagagaaaaacaatatattaataaataattatagaAACAATGgtatatacaaaaatgtTGTCAACAATACGTATGATATATCTAATATACATAATCCTTCaaattcttataatataaataacgAATCCAGTAGTTTctttgaaaaaaatattttatatcatatgataaataaatatgatatagtaatatatagcaatattaataataaaaatattaaacatatatatataaaagatttatacagacatatatatgatcAAATTAATTATGTCTATATGTTTGacaataaattatatgataaaaatgttatattaaaattatatacattttatgaatattttaatgatgaattagaagaaaaaaaaaaagagttcttattttttctaGATAGAATAAGCGAAAGATTATTGAACAATATGAATCTTATAGATcttgtatttatttttcacatacatataaaaagaaaatattataattttctctttttatatatattaataaataaattatatttttatattaataacatAGTCAATATACcatgtaataaaaaaaaattaaaagatataaatagaGAAAAATTACAACAagattataaaataataaataaattaaaatatgataatatatcaataGATAGacacaaaaataatattagaTATAATGTCAAATGGTTAACcttattttatcattacttaatagaatattttgtatatttaaataattcatctcatattttaataaatcataaAGACAAAAtcttatttataaaacatctcttatataataactTCGCTCAAATGTTTCTTAAATATTTAGGTGATAATTATGTGTATTTTACGCCTATCAATATTTTATCTATTTATTCCTCTTTCagaaatttaaatattataaacgATGAAACGTTAAAATGTGTCCtctttaaatatataaactatagcaatatattattacttaGGTATAAGGGCGACAATTATGATTATAAGGATAAAGATGAAGGTATAGACATggatataaatatagataaacATATAGATGAACATATAGATAAACatatagataaaaatgtgcatgaacatatatataacaagTATCATAAGAATGAAGGTAAGaatatatctatttataataataatgatgtacaaatattttattcctcctttttgaatatattttccaaattttttgtttacTTTAAATTTACAAACGaggaatataaatatatactaaagagtttattaatattatttgataattatttaatattaatactacaactatatataaaaaatgaatcCAATTTATTATCTGACTTATGTATTCATGATAAGAAAGGGAATGAAAatcttataaaatatgCAAAGGAGGATAATATCGATAagttattttatataaatgaggaagcaaaaaaaaatccacatcataataataataataagaataacTATACATTTTGTGAtgatttaaaatatataaaatttataaatttgttaaaaattataatgaatagtaattatacaaattttatatgttcatataattatgatataaaaaacattaacaatgatatgaatattttttgttttaattatgacaatatttataatgtCGAAAATATTGAACATAATATTAAGTATATTGTGAATTCTTtaaattctttatataaaattacagaacattttattaattcttATAAGATCGATGAATTAagtaaattatttaataagacatatttatataattttataacaaagttcatatataataaatatataaattataataatataccaTATTACAAGAAATTGTATAgttttatacatttatctttacataattatgatgaaatatatcataatttttatttttctatcAATCGGTTGTTTATtagtaattatatattaaactTATATTTGACTAATTTAGTTAGTGTGTATTTAAATAAACTcataagaaatattaaagaGGAAGAAACATATCATttggaaaaaaaagaaaaacaaattttGCAAAAGGAACAACATatgaattttatttatttagtagatacaaaaaaaaatgaaaaaacacaaaatgaaaaaacacaaaatgaaaaaacacaaaatgaaaaaatacaaaatgaaaaaacacaaaatgaaaaaacacaaaatgaaaaaacacaaaatgaaaaaacacaaaatgaaaaaacacaaaatatatcttttttaaaaaaagaaaaagaaaaccatatatatgatactttttttttctcacAACTTGTGACAAATAGTCTAGGAGCAATACaacatatgaaaatattaagatatgatatatttgttcaaatttcttctattttaaaaacaaatatattccCCTTAAGTTTAGTACATATAggtaatattatacattcATATGcttcttttaaaatacaAGATCttgaattaataaaatatttattatataaattaataaaaacgaataatttaattaatattattaatgatCAATCTTTAGGAAACATTTCTATATccttattaaaattaaattattacaatGAACAATTTACTcgtattatattaaataattataataagataatatcattacaagcattaataaatataacattttatttatcttattataataatgaattattagaatattttttgaaaaatcatttgaattatttcatagaaaaaatatgtaaatcAAATATgttacataatataaatataaaggCTAAAACACAATTAAAATTAATCAGTTATCAAATTCTATATATACATGAATACACTTCAAAAGGTAATATACaattaaaagaattttCATGTCTATTTAATTATTTGGACcatgaaaatatattacatactacatcatataattcttatatatatactctaaaaaaagtatgtaataatcttttaatattttattataaaaaagaaaaaaagacCCAAAATAACCATCTTCTtagaaataattatatattattaccttatcaaaaatacataaaaatcATTCAAAGtaatttgttatattatagatatttaaaatatcatgaaaaggaaaataaaaataaaacaaatacCTTTTCGTCTActtataatatgaatattaataaaaatataaaatatgataatataaatcaggatcaaaataatggtattaatttatttgatatttttaattataaaattatgaataGTAAAATTAACATGGATATAAATGCATATAAACCAAAAAATGTAAAACGAGAAGAAATAGATATGTCTTATAAGgaagatgatgataaaaagaatgatattaaaaaatataatattaataataataataataataataataatcaatATGTGAAGCAAGTTAATATAATCAATCACTCATCTTATTTACATCTTCTTTTTATCTCAGCATTTCCATTTgaagaaaaacaaatttaTACACACTCAGAATTATATAACCAAGTATATGACACAATCGTGTCCTTAAAtttgaaaagaaaaataatcaaaGAGTTGCTACATTATCCCTATTACGTAGATATTGTTATACTATAA
- a CDS encoding NEDD8-conjugating enzyme UBC12, putative, with amino-acid sequence LMDLDVIEGVELSPVDEKNLKEIYLSIKPTDGYLKDKKFRFVIKFKESYPITPPKIICLSKIFHPNIDESGNVCLNVLKLEWNPIINLQMLILGLLLLLDEPSTDDPFNKFAAEVFKNDIYKFQEINDALYKEEQQNNK; translated from the exons aacTGATGGATTTGGATGTAATAGAAGGTGTTGAATTATCCCCAGTGGATGAAAagaatttaaaagaaatttatttatcCATAAAACCGACCGATGgttatttaaaagataagAAGTTTCGATTTGTCATAAAATTTAAAGAGAGTTATCCAATAACCCCAccaaaaattatatgtcTCAGCAAG ATATTTCATCCTAATATTGACGAATCAGGGAATGTATGTTTGAATGTTTTAAAGTTAGAATGGAATCCAATAATAAATTTGCAAATGTTAATATTAGGTCTTTTATTGCTATTAGAT GAGCCTTCGACAGATGATCCCTTTAACAAATTTGCAGCAGaagtttttaaaaatgatatatataaatttcaagaaataaatgatgctctatataaagaagagcaacaaaataataaataa